Part of the Actinomyces howellii genome, GGTTGGCGTCGTCGTGCTCGAGGAAGGGGATGAGCGAGGTGCCCACCGACACCATCTGGCGCGGGGAGACGTCCATGAGGTCGACCTGAGAGGCCGGCACGAGGGCCGGCTCGCCCCCGGTGACCCGGCACAGGACGTGGTCCTCGGCGAAGCGGCCGTCGTCGGTCAGCTCGACGTTGGCCTGGGCGATGACGTGGCGGTCCTCGTCGTCGGCGGTCAGGTAGTGGGTCTCGTCGGTCACCTGGCCGTCGACGACGACGCGGTAGGGCGTCTCGATGAAGCCGAAGGGGTTGATGCGCCCGAAGGTCGCCAGCGAGCCGATGAGGCCGATGTTGGGCCCCTCGGGGGACTCGATGGGGCACATCCGGCCGTAGTGCGAGGTGTGGACGTCGCGGACCTCCATGGAGGCGCGCTCACGCGACAGGCCGCCGGGACCCAGCGCGGACAGGCGCCGCTTGTGGGTCAGGCCCGCCAGCGGGTTGTTCTGGTCCATGAACTGGCTGAGCTGGGAGGTCCCGAAGAACTCCTTGATCGCCGCGGTCACGGGCCGGATGTTGATGAGGGTGTTCGGCGTGATCGCCTCGACGTCCTGGGTGGTCATGCGCTCGCGCACCTGACGCTCCATCCGGCTCATGCCGGTACGCACCTGGGACTGGATGAGCTCGCCCACGGCGCGGATGCGACGGTTGCCCAGGTGGTCGATGTCGTCGAACTCGACGGCGATGTCGACGATCTCGCCGTCGCGCACGCCCTCGACCGTCCGGGCGCCCGCGTGGAGGGCCAGGAGGTACTTGATGGCGGCGACGATGTCCTCGATACGCAGCACCGACTCGGTCAGGTCCGCGGCCAGGCCGAGCTTCTTGTTGATCTTGTAGCGTCCGACCTTGGCCAGGTCGTAGCGCTTGGGGTTGAAGTAGAAGTTCTCGAGCAGGGTGCGGCCGGCCTCGACGCTCGGGGGCTCGCCCGGGCGGATCTTCTTGTAGATGTCGAGCAGGGCCTCGTCCTGGGTGGTGACCTTGCGGTCCTCGTCGAGGACCGAGGTCAGGGCCGGGTAGTCCTTGAACTCCTCGCGGATGTCGGACTCCTCCATGCCCAGCGCCAGGAGGAAGACGGTGATGTCCTGCTTGCGCTTGCGGTCCACGCGCACGGCGACGTGGTCGTTCTTGTCGATCTCGAACTCGAGCCAGGCGCCGCGCGAGGGGATGAACTTGACGTTGTAGACGTACTTGTCGGTGGCCTTCTCGGTGGCGCGCTCGAAGTAGACGCCGGGCGAGCGCACGAGCTGGGAGACGACGACGCGCTCGGAGCCGTTGACGATGAAGGTGCCCTTGTCGGTCATGAGCGGGAAGTCACCCATGAACACGGTCTGGGACTTGATCTCCCCGGTGGAGAAGTTCTCGAAGTCCGCCACGACGTACAGCGGGGCCGAGTAGGTCAGGTCCTTCTCCTGGCACTCCTCGGCCGTGTACTTCGGCTCCTCGAAGCGGTGGTCGTGGAAGGACAGGGCCATCGTCTCGCCGAAGTCCTCGATCGGGGAGATCTCGTCGAAGATCTCCTCGAGGCCGGAGGTCTCAGGCAGGGCGCCCGGCCGCTCGGCGTTGGCGGCGGCCACGCGGGCGCGCCACCTCTCGTTGCCGACGAGCCAGTCGAAGCTCTCGGTCTGGAGGGCGAGGAGGCTGGGAGCCTGCATGGGCTCGGCGATCTTCGCGAAGTTGATGCGACGTGACGCGGTGCGCGCGGCGATGTCGGCGGCGGTGGGTGCAGAGGTGCGCGAGGCAGCCAAAGGGGGATCCTTCCCTCATCTCGGGGACCACTCTGCGTTCACGGAGCACACGGATCCTTGGCTATCATTCCAACGATCGCCCGGCCTGCTCGACCGGGCTCCGCGGGCCAGCTGCGGATACCAGTGCGCACAATGGACGCAAAGCGCTAGCGTACACGCACCCCCGAGGAGGCTCTACGGCGATGACGCCGCAGTCCTTGCGATTCTCGCCACAGTCACGCATACTGCCCCGCTCCCCCGCCTCCGGACGCAGCGGCGGCCCACAGGACGGTGCGCCTGCGGGGCGGTGCCGGCGGCGTGCAGGTGGCGGGCGGGCGACGTGCAGGTGGCGGGCGGGCGGTGCAGGCGGGTGCCGACGCGACAGGGCCCCGTCCACCGGGGAGGTGGACGGGGCCCTGCGCGTGGCTCCCGGCCGGCTCAGGGCACGTGGGCCCCTGGCCGGGTAGGCCTCACTTGAGGGTGACGGTGGCGCCAGCGCCCTCGAGCTGGGCCTTGGCCTTCTCGGCGGTCTCCTTGTTGACGCCCTCGAGGACGGCCTTGGGAGCGGAGTCGACGACCTCCTTGGCCTCCTTGAGTCCGAGGGAGGTCAGGGCGCGCACCTCCTTGATGACCTGGATCTTCTTGTCGCCGGCGGCCTCGAGGACGACGTCGAACTCGTCCTTCTCCTCGGCGGCGTCAGCGGCCTCGGCACCGGCGCCGGGGGCAGCGGCCACGGCAACGGCGGCCGGGGCGGCCGCGGTGACGTCGAAGGTCTCCTCGAAGGCCTTGACGAACTCGGACAGCTCGATGAGGGTGAGCTCCTTGAAGGCCTCGATGAGCTCGTCGGTGGTCAGCTTCGCCATGATGGGCGTTCCTTCCTGGAAAACGGGTCCTGCACTGCTCAGCTTCTCAGCACAGGGTCTGTGGTGGATGTGAGTGACGCACGCGGCCCTCAGGCCGCGGTCTCCTGCTTGTCACGCAGGGCGTCGACAGTGCGGACCGCCTTGGAGGCGGGCGCGACGAAGAGGTACGCGGCCTTGGACAGGGACGCCTTCATAGCGCCCGCGGCCTTGGCCAGCAGCACCTCACGGGACTCGAGCGAGGCGAGCGTGTCGACCTCGGCGGCGTCCATGACGTTGCCGTCCATGACACCGCCCTTGAGGACGAGCTGCTTGTTGCCCTTGGCGAAGTCACGCAGCGTCTTGGCGGCCTCGACCGGCTCCCCCGAGACGAAGGCCAGGGCCGAGGGGCCCTTGAGCTCGTCGGCGAAGGCCTCCAGGCCAGCCTGCCGGGCGGCGATGGCCGCCAGCGTGTTCTTCACCACGGCGTACTCGGCGTGACCGCCGAGCGCCCGGCGCAGCTCCTGGAGCTGGGGGACGCTCATCCCGCGGTACTCGGTGAGCAGGACGGCCTCGGACTGACGGAGCTTGTCCGCCAGCTCAGCAACCGCTGCCTCCTTGTCAGGCCGTGCCATGGGCCCTCCTTCCGTGGTCTGCCGCAGGGCCCGGCATCACAAGAGCCCCGCGCCGGTGGGCACGGGGCTCGCTCTCCGGGCAGCCCGGAGGGGTCTCGTCTCTCACCTGCGCGGGCCTCCGAGAGGACTCGGACTTCGTCCCGCTCGCGCGGGAGACCTGCGGTCTTTGGCGGGTGCCACCCTACACGCGCCCCCCGGGACCGGGGCAAGCGGTCGGACCACGGGGCCGCGGTGCGATCGGTCACGCCGCCACCGCGACGCACGCCCTGACGCGGGACGGTGCGCGACGGCACGGGACGGCGCAGGAGGGCACGTGTGGGCCCGCTCAGCCGACCGGGCTGGCTGAGGTGGCGGGCCGCGACCGGGCCGCGACCGGGTCAGCCCTCCGTGACAGGGACGTCGGTGAGCCGCCACGGGTAGGTGAGCAGCCCGTCGCCGGGGTGGTCGACGACGACCGAGTCCTCCCCCGTGTCCGGCCACACGACGCAGATCGAGGTCGTCTCGCCCTCATCGAGGGTCGACAGGAGGTCGAGCTCGGTCAGGGGCCGGTGGGCCATCGCCCCGGGAAGGAGGTAGTCGACCGGGTAGACCCGGTCGGCGCTCGACAGCAGGGTCAGCCCGTCGGCGGACAGCAGGCTCGTCACCCCCGCCAGCTCGTCGCGGGCGTTGGCGAGCACCGACCCGGGGTCGTCGAACCACCCGGCGCCCAGCGGGGTGATCGAGCCACCCGCCCCGCCGGTCACGGTGAGCTGCGCCAGGAGGAGTCCGTCACGGCGGGTCACGCCCTCCAGGCTCACGTGGATCGTCCCCAGCCCGCCGCTCACCGTCACGCCCTGGCCTCCCGGGCCCTGCGGCCCCTCGGCCGGCGGCGGCTCGGCGGAGGTCGAGGAGCGGGACAGCCCGTCCTCGGTGCCGCCTGTCGGAGCGATGACGACCTCGACCCTCCGGTTGGCCTGACGGCCCTCCTCGGTGTCGTTGCCCGCGCGGGGCTCGGTCTCGCCCTTGCCGCTGACCGACACGGTCCAGGCCGTCAGGTCGGTCAGGGCGCCCAGCCGGTCGGCCACCGCCTGGGCGCGCTGCTCGGACAGGGTCTGGTTGTGGGCCTCGTCGGCGACGTCGTCGGTGTGCCCGGTGATCGTCAGCTCACCGCCCTCGTAGCCCGAGATCGTGTCGGCCACCCCCGTGAGCACCGTGTCGGCCTCGCCGGAGAGCTCGGCCGAGTCGACGGCGAAGGTGACGTCGCTGGCCACGTCGACGGTCGTCTCCTCCTCGGTGGTCAGTCCGGCGCTCGACCCGTCGAGGGCCTCGGCGTATCGCTCCAGGCCCACGGGCTCGCGCAGGTCGTCGAGTGGATCGGCCTGGGACACGACGGCCTTGACGTCGACCTGGGGTGCCTGCGGGTCGCCGTCGTCGAGCACGGGGACCTCGATGAGGCCGCAGCGCGCGACGAAGACGACGACCTGCTCGACGTCGACCGGTCCGAAGGTGGCGTACAGGGTCACCTCTCCCCCCGGCTTGAGGGGGTCGAACACGGACTGGGAGGTCGTCGTCGACCACGCGCGCGAGCCCGCGGTGTCGATGAGCCTGAGCGGACGGTAGTCACCGAGCATCGACGCCGTCGAGCCCAGGACCACCTCACCGACGTTGACCTCGGGTCCGGCCCCCGTGTGGGTGACCCCGATCGGCAGGACCGTCATGTCCTGGTCGGCTGAGCGCACGCGCACCACCGGCCCGACCGTGAGCTCGAGCTCGGCCCCCTCCAGCGTGACGCTCAGGCCGGTCGAGGAGGGTGTGGGCGTCGCGGTCGTGCGAACGACGGGGCGCTCCCCGCCCGAGCAGGCCGCCAGTGCCCCGGCCGCGCCGAGCACCGGCAGGCCCAGGAGGAGGCGCCGGGGCACCCCTGCGCGCGGGGAGCCGGTCCGGGTCGAGCTGAGCGGGCGCATGGTGCCTCCAGGGTGAGTGTGTGACGGTCCGGCCGTCCCCGATCGGCCGCCCGCCCCTGACGGGACGAGCCGGGACGAGTCCCGCGCTGGGCACCCGACCCGCGACCGCGGGTCCCGACCTCCAGGTCCGCCCCGACCGTACCGTCCCCCGGCCCCGGCGCGCCATGGGCAGGCCTGCCCGCTCAGCCCCGCTCAGCCCCGCTCAGCGCGGCACGATCGCGTAGACGACGAGGTCGCCCGAGCTGCCGCCCTCCTGGACGAGCAGACGGGGGCTGCCCTTGGCGGTTCCCGCGACGTTGTCGGAGGCGGGCAGCGCGGCCACGAAGGTCCCGCGCACCTGCCAGTGGACCGAGCCGTCGTCGAGGTCGTAGGCGGTGATCCTGTCGCCCGTGCCCTCCGAGGCGAAGGAGTGCTCCCCGGTGCCCAGCAGGAGGGCGTCGTCCCCGCCGACGAGCCCGAGCGGGTTGATGACGCAGGTCTCGTCGGCCGAGGGTGCGGGCACCTCGAAGGAGACGTCCTCGCCCTGGAGGGAGGCGGTGCAGGCGGAGGTGTCGACCTCGACGACGGCGTGGCGACGGGCGCCGATGACGTTGACCGCCGCCGCGTCGGCCCCTGAGTCGGACAGGGCCTGGCGGAAGTCCTCGGCCGAGCGCTCGGTCGACAGGACCCAGCCCGACTCCGCCGGGGCCGCCAGGCCCTTGACGACGCCCACCTGCGTCCCGGAGGCGTCGAAGACGGTCAGGTCCGAGGAGCTCGAGGAGCTCGAGGAGCCGGTGTAGAAGCCCTCGAGGTAGCGGGGCACACCGACCCCCGCCGGTGCAGGGTCGTCGAAGTCCGGGGTGCTCTGCACGGCCTGGCTGAGCACGATGGTGCCGGTGGCCGCGTCGAGCATCTGGACGCGCTCGGAGCCCGACTCGTAGGTGAGGATGAGGTCGTCGCTGACCCGTGCCTCGGAGTAGGCGCCGTCGACCCTCCACAGCTCGTTGCCGTCCTCGCCGATCGCCACGATCGAGCCCCCGTAGGAGCCCTCGACGACGATCGCGGCGCTGCCGGTCGAGCCCAGGAGGTTCCGTTCGGCGGGACCGGGGACCTCGGAGGTGGTCGTGCCGTCGGCCTTGACCAGGAGAGTCCCGTCGCTGTTCTCGCACAGCACCTGGCTGTTGGTCCAGAACTGGGCGTCGGTGCACTCTCCCGTCCACACCGGCTCGGTGGCGCCCGAGTCCAGGTCGTACATGGCCCAGCCGACCCCTCCGTCCACCCCGTCCACGAGCAGGGTCTGACCGTCAGAAGACAGACGGAAGTTATAGGCCCCGTCCAGGCGCATGACCTCGGTGGCGGTCGCGGCTGCGGGCAGCGCGGCGACGCTGCCCGCCAGTGCCGTCTGGTTGGCGCGCGAGCGCCACACGAGCGTGCCGGCGATGCTCAGCGCCAGGACGACGACGAGCGCGGCGGCGCCGATGAGCAGACCGCGGCGACGCCGTCGGCGGGTCGGGGTGCCAGGAGCGGCGGCCTGGGCGGCCACGGCCGCCACCTGCGGGCTCGAGGCTCCCGTGGCGGGCGAGAGCGGACCCCCCTGACCCGGTACCCCGGTCGACACCATGAGGGTCGGGGTGATGCCGTAGTGCTCGGTGGGGGCGGTCACCCCTGCCGACAGGGAGGTTGTCGCACCGGTGTCGGTCCACTCGTAGGGGGTGGCCGAGGGCTGGGAGACGGGAGGCGAGGCCAGGCGGGGGGCGGCGGGCAGGCCGACGAACCACGGAGAGAGCTCGTGCAGCCGGCTGGCGACGTCCTGGGCGCTGGGCCGATGAGCGGGCTGCTTGGACAGCATCCGTGCGATGAGCTCCCACAGAGGGTCGGGCAGCCCCTCGGGACGCCCGGGGTCACGGCGCGCGTGCTGGGCCAGGACCTGGGCGGGCGCCCCGTGGAAGGGGGGTGTGCCGCACGCGGCCTCGTAGAGGACGACGCCCAGGGAGTAGACGTCGACGGCGGGGCCCGGCGCCGCCGGGTCGAGGACC contains:
- the rplL gene encoding 50S ribosomal protein L7/L12 — encoded protein: MAKLTTDELIEAFKELTLIELSEFVKAFEETFDVTAAAPAAVAVAAAPGAGAEAADAAEEKDEFDVVLEAAGDKKIQVIKEVRALTSLGLKEAKEVVDSAPKAVLEGVNKETAEKAKAQLEGAGATVTLK
- a CDS encoding OmpA family protein gives rise to the protein MRPLSSTRTGSPRAGVPRRLLLGLPVLGAAGALAACSGGERPVVRTTATPTPSSTGLSVTLEGAELELTVGPVVRVRSADQDMTVLPIGVTHTGAGPEVNVGEVVLGSTASMLGDYRPLRLIDTAGSRAWSTTTSQSVFDPLKPGGEVTLYATFGPVDVEQVVVFVARCGLIEVPVLDDGDPQAPQVDVKAVVSQADPLDDLREPVGLERYAEALDGSSAGLTTEEETTVDVASDVTFAVDSAELSGEADTVLTGVADTISGYEGGELTITGHTDDVADEAHNQTLSEQRAQAVADRLGALTDLTAWTVSVSGKGETEPRAGNDTEEGRQANRRVEVVIAPTGGTEDGLSRSSTSAEPPPAEGPQGPGGQGVTVSGGLGTIHVSLEGVTRRDGLLLAQLTVTGGAGGSITPLGAGWFDDPGSVLANARDELAGVTSLLSADGLTLLSSADRVYPVDYLLPGAMAHRPLTELDLLSTLDEGETTSICVVWPDTGEDSVVVDHPGDGLLTYPWRLTDVPVTEG
- the rpoB gene encoding DNA-directed RNA polymerase subunit beta, coding for MAASRTSAPTAADIAARTASRRINFAKIAEPMQAPSLLALQTESFDWLVGNERWRARVAAANAERPGALPETSGLEEIFDEISPIEDFGETMALSFHDHRFEEPKYTAEECQEKDLTYSAPLYVVADFENFSTGEIKSQTVFMGDFPLMTDKGTFIVNGSERVVVSQLVRSPGVYFERATEKATDKYVYNVKFIPSRGAWLEFEIDKNDHVAVRVDRKRKQDITVFLLALGMEESDIREEFKDYPALTSVLDEDRKVTTQDEALLDIYKKIRPGEPPSVEAGRTLLENFYFNPKRYDLAKVGRYKINKKLGLAADLTESVLRIEDIVAAIKYLLALHAGARTVEGVRDGEIVDIAVEFDDIDHLGNRRIRAVGELIQSQVRTGMSRMERQVRERMTTQDVEAITPNTLINIRPVTAAIKEFFGTSQLSQFMDQNNPLAGLTHKRRLSALGPGGLSRERASMEVRDVHTSHYGRMCPIESPEGPNIGLIGSLATFGRINPFGFIETPYRVVVDGQVTDETHYLTADDEDRHVIAQANVELTDDGRFAEDHVLCRVTGGEPALVPASQVDLMDVSPRQMVSVGTSLIPFLEHDDANRALMGANMQRQAVPLIRPDAPLVGTGMERRTAVDAGDVLIATKGGVVTEVCADFVRVANDDGTETVYKAAKFRRSNQGNCYNQRVVATEGERVEVGSVLADGPATSEGDLALGQNLLVAFMTWEGLNYEDAIIVSQRVVAEDILTSIHIEEHEVDARDTKLGAEEITRDIPNVSEETLANLDERGIIRIGAEVRSGDILVGKVTPKGETELTSEERLLRAIFGEKAREVRDTSLRVPHGEYGIVTGVREFDASTEDAELPAGVNRMVRVYIAQRRKITVGDKLSGRHGNKGVISKINPVEDMPFLADGTPVDVILNPLGVPSRMNVGQVLELHLGWVASRGWDATAAREEGQEWALRLPDNGVRAEPRTPVASPVFDGVRDDELMGLLDSTLPDPDGALLVEPNGKARLFDGRSGEPFPYPISVGYMYILKLHHLVDDKIHARSTGPYSMITQQPLGGKAQFGGQRFGEMEVWAMEAYGAAHALQELLTVKSDDVNGRVKVYEAIVKGEDIPEPGIPESFKVLMKEMQSLCLNVEALDAEGNVIGLDDTDDDTRRAADELGFDLGRRPGGATVSAVDEI
- a CDS encoding serine/threonine-protein kinase, translating into MTTSHTPAEPPRRLGSSYVLDERIGVGAQGEVWLAHAVTDPGTPLAVKILRADLLEDPGVVERFIRERSTLMRVSSPHVVGVTDMVVEGSRFAIVMEYVGGGDLRGLLDVSGPLAPAEIARVGATLAQGLAAVHAAGIVHRDIKPANVLIDQGGEGRRGPAGTTASTASTASTASMESMASSTMTMTAWSPRLADFGVARICDTVSSSRATGAIGTPLYMAPEVLDPAAPGPAVDVYSLGVVLYEAACGTPPFHGAPAQVLAQHARRDPGRPEGLPDPLWELIARMLSKQPAHRPSAQDVASRLHELSPWFVGLPAAPRLASPPVSQPSATPYEWTDTGATTSLSAGVTAPTEHYGITPTLMVSTGVPGQGGPLSPATGASSPQVAAVAAQAAAPGTPTRRRRRRGLLIGAAALVVVLALSIAGTLVWRSRANQTALAGSVAALPAAATATEVMRLDGAYNFRLSSDGQTLLVDGVDGGVGWAMYDLDSGATEPVWTGECTDAQFWTNSQVLCENSDGTLLVKADGTTTSEVPGPAERNLLGSTGSAAIVVEGSYGGSIVAIGEDGNELWRVDGAYSEARVSDDLILTYESGSERVQMLDAATGTIVLSQAVQSTPDFDDPAPAGVGVPRYLEGFYTGSSSSSSSSDLTVFDASGTQVGVVKGLAAPAESGWVLSTERSAEDFRQALSDSGADAAAVNVIGARRHAVVEVDTSACTASLQGEDVSFEVPAPSADETCVINPLGLVGGDDALLLGTGEHSFASEGTGDRITAYDLDDGSVHWQVRGTFVAALPASDNVAGTAKGSPRLLVQEGGSSGDLVVYAIVPR
- the rplJ gene encoding 50S ribosomal protein L10 — translated: MARPDKEAAVAELADKLRQSEAVLLTEYRGMSVPQLQELRRALGGHAEYAVVKNTLAAIAARQAGLEAFADELKGPSALAFVSGEPVEAAKTLRDFAKGNKQLVLKGGVMDGNVMDAAEVDTLASLESREVLLAKAAGAMKASLSKAAYLFVAPASKAVRTVDALRDKQETAA